One region of Oncorhynchus mykiss isolate Arlee chromosome 8, USDA_OmykA_1.1, whole genome shotgun sequence genomic DNA includes:
- the LOC110529270 gene encoding zinc finger CCCH domain-containing protein 14 isoform X1 has protein sequence MEIGTEISKKIRAAIKGKLQELGAYVDEELPDYIVVMVADKKTSQQMSDDLALFLGNNTIKFTVWLHGVLEKLSSVAVGMFRLHGVPEKLSSVAVGMFRLHGVLEKLTSVALGLWH, from the exons ATGGAGATCGGCACAGAAATAAGCAAGAAAATACGG gctGCTATCAAGGGGAAACTTCAAGAACTCGGTGCCTATGTTG ATGAAGAGTTACCAGACTATATCGTGGTGATGGTGGCCGACAAGAAGACTTCACAGCAGATGTCTGACGACCTGGCCCTCTTCCTTGGAAACAATACCATCAAGTTTACAGTCTG GTTACACGGAGTCCTGGAGAAGCTGAGCTCTGTGGCAGTAGGTATGTTCAGGTTACACGGAGTCCCTGAGAAGCTAAGCTCTGTGGCAGTAGGTATGTTCAGGTTACATGGAGTCCTGGAGAAGCTGACCTCTGTGGCATTAGGTCTGTGGCATTAG
- the LOC110529270 gene encoding zinc finger CCCH domain-containing protein 14 isoform X2 — translation MEIGTEISKKIRAAIKGKLQELGAYVDEELPDYIVVMVADKKTSQQMSDDLALFLGNNTIKFTVWLHGVLEKLSSVAVESMRPPLYSEAVASQLQRVRGRRGLWCPALAL, via the exons ATGGAGATCGGCACAGAAATAAGCAAGAAAATACGG gctGCTATCAAGGGGAAACTTCAAGAACTCGGTGCCTATGTTG ATGAAGAGTTACCAGACTATATCGTGGTGATGGTGGCCGACAAGAAGACTTCACAGCAGATGTCTGACGACCTGGCCCTCTTCCTTGGAAACAATACCATCAAGTTTACAGTCTG GTTACACGGAGTCCTGGAGAAGCTGAGCTCTGTGGCAGTAG agTCGATGAGGCCTCCGCTCTACTCTGAAGCTGTGGCATCTCAGCTGCAAAGAGTGAGGGGTCGAAGGGGCTTGTGGTGTCCAGCTCTCGCTCTCTGA